A single region of the Thermotoga profunda AZM34c06 genome encodes:
- a CDS encoding heavy-metal-associated domain-containing protein, translated as MRYLLHVPDISCNHCKMRISKRLEEIGVKDYQIDVVNKTVVVGTENIEKIIDELAKIDYPVERYEKL; from the coding sequence ATGAGGTATTTATTACACGTTCCAGATATTTCTTGCAATCACTGTAAAATGAGGATTTCAAAAAGACTCGAAGAAATAGGTGTGAAAGATTATCAGATCGATGTAGTAAATAAAACAGTTGTGGTTGGAACAGAGAACATAGAGAAAATAATCGATGAACTTGCAAAGATAGATTACCCAGTTGAGAGATACGAAAAACTCTAA
- a CDS encoding GntR family transcriptional regulator — translation MIDPYSTEPLYYQLKEILRKNILAGIWKSGEKIPTEKQLSENFHVSIAVVRQAVSLLVEEGFLVKRQGKGTFVVDTRVRQGPRKLTSFTEEMSSMGLKPSSIVLEKFVKQADEKICNTLRLESKANVIMVRRLRLANNEPLGIQTFYIPEYLAPDFLENDLSQSLYKLLETKYGVRIVSAQEKYFATILDKYECKLLKVKWPFAGFIVERVTFDPTGSPVEYTESVIRSDKYSVQVNLRK, via the coding sequence ATGATTGACCCATATTCAACAGAGCCCTTATACTATCAACTTAAAGAGATCTTGAGAAAGAACATACTCGCGGGGATATGGAAGTCAGGTGAAAAAATCCCCACAGAAAAGCAGCTTTCAGAAAATTTTCATGTCAGTATAGCAGTTGTCAGACAGGCTGTATCTCTTCTTGTTGAGGAAGGATTTCTTGTCAAACGACAGGGTAAGGGAACCTTTGTAGTCGATACAAGAGTCAGGCAGGGCCCAAGAAAGCTCACCAGCTTTACCGAAGAAATGTCGTCCATGGGGCTTAAACCGTCTTCGATTGTCTTGGAAAAGTTTGTAAAACAAGCAGACGAGAAGATTTGTAATACTCTGAGATTAGAATCAAAAGCCAATGTAATAATGGTCAGAAGGCTCAGGCTTGCCAACAATGAACCTCTTGGTATACAAACATTTTATATTCCTGAATACTTAGCTCCTGATTTCCTCGAGAATGATTTATCTCAATCCCTTTATAAATTGCTGGAAACAAAATACGGTGTCCGAATCGTCTCAGCACAGGAAAAATATTTTGCCACAATACTCGACAAGTACGAATGTAAATTACTAAAAGTTAAATGGCCTTTTGCAGGTTTCATAGTTGAACGTGTTACCTTCGATCCAACTGGTAGCCCTGTTGAATACACAGAGTCCGTTATCAGAAGCGATAAATACTCCGTACAGGTAAATTTGAGGAAGTGA
- a CDS encoding ROK family protein, which yields MYFVADIGGTNLRTAIVDENGTVLCKSKRNTPRDYGQLLRLLKTEFDENAEKYQILGCCFSIAGAIFNDGSVWLPNVFGLNRFNMSDDLRDLFSKSSVFMIDDRVSGLLGELWKGCAVGRKDALYLVIGTGVGLGIFANGVLISGTQNLSGSVGWIKACDPLTSEFKNIEDLISGPAIVKRCKEICKVQVDSPEDVFRLHSNKNECAEKIIVSTSQLIGYLLSVLTNTFNPDLIILAGSLSLQWSVLKENVLRVLKDHISPFIQQPTVQPTSLGEDAQLIGCVKYILISQERSD from the coding sequence ATGTATTTTGTAGCCGATATTGGGGGTACAAATCTTAGAACAGCAATCGTTGATGAAAATGGAACAGTTTTGTGCAAATCAAAGCGAAATACACCAAGAGATTATGGACAACTCTTGCGTTTATTAAAAACCGAGTTTGATGAGAACGCAGAAAAATACCAGATATTGGGATGCTGTTTTTCTATAGCTGGAGCTATCTTCAACGATGGTAGTGTATGGCTTCCAAATGTGTTTGGTTTGAACAGATTCAACATGTCAGACGATCTAAGAGATTTGTTTAGTAAATCAAGTGTTTTTATGATAGATGATCGAGTATCTGGATTGCTGGGAGAACTCTGGAAGGGGTGTGCCGTAGGAAGGAAGGATGCACTTTATCTCGTTATAGGAACGGGTGTAGGACTTGGAATATTTGCAAATGGTGTTCTAATATCTGGTACTCAGAATCTATCTGGTTCTGTTGGATGGATTAAAGCTTGTGACCCTTTGACGAGCGAATTCAAAAATATTGAAGATCTCATCTCTGGTCCAGCGATTGTGAAGCGATGCAAGGAGATCTGCAAAGTGCAAGTGGACTCTCCAGAAGATGTCTTCAGACTACATTCAAACAAAAACGAGTGTGCAGAAAAGATAATTGTGAGTACCTCGCAGCTGATAGGTTATCTTCTGAGTGTCCTCACTAATACTTTTAATCCAGATTTGATCATCCTTGCTGGAAGTCTATCTTTACAATGGAGTGTGTTAAAAGAAAATGTACTCAGGGTATTGAAGGATCATATTAGTCCATTCATTCAGCAACCCACTGTCCAACCAACATCTCTTGGGGAAGATGCTCAGTTAATCGGGTGCGTGAAATACATTCTGATATCGCAAGAAAGGAGTGACTGA
- a CDS encoding sugar isomerase domain-containing protein, producing MTELFAFETYLEKINNILNKIKNEQKENILKASEVMANCIENGGIVHLFGSGHSVLPVLDAFPRYGSFLGFNPLTDPRLMWFSPTGPASAPGLLLIERKEGYVVDGFLRYQPIGKGDVLIVYSHGGINAAPVEAAIYGKKIGATVIAILSMENQTFAKPTHSTGKKLSDIADIVIDNCVPPEDAVVPLEGRSEKIAASSTIAAIAVTMCLVAETGTILNEKGKDLKIFVSPNVAGFGVNYNIKIFDEHQKMICNHQKKIQKE from the coding sequence GTGACTGAGTTGTTTGCATTTGAGACGTATCTTGAGAAAATCAACAATATTTTGAACAAAATCAAGAATGAGCAAAAAGAAAACATTCTCAAGGCATCCGAAGTCATGGCGAATTGCATCGAAAATGGTGGTATCGTTCATTTATTTGGTAGTGGCCATTCAGTTCTTCCGGTTCTGGATGCCTTTCCAAGATACGGAAGCTTTCTTGGTTTTAATCCATTGACCGATCCCAGATTGATGTGGTTCAGTCCCACAGGCCCTGCAAGTGCACCTGGGCTTTTGCTTATTGAGAGAAAAGAAGGTTATGTCGTGGATGGTTTTTTGAGATATCAACCAATAGGTAAGGGAGATGTACTTATTGTTTATTCGCATGGAGGAATCAATGCCGCACCTGTGGAAGCCGCCATTTATGGCAAAAAGATCGGAGCAACCGTCATAGCTATTCTATCAATGGAAAATCAAACTTTTGCCAAACCAACTCATAGTACTGGTAAGAAATTGTCAGATATCGCTGACATAGTTATCGATAACTGTGTACCACCTGAAGATGCTGTAGTTCCCCTTGAAGGCAGAAGCGAAAAAATCGCAGCTTCTTCAACAATAGCTGCAATAGCTGTGACGATGTGCTTGGTAGCAGAAACAGGAACAATTTTGAATGAAAAAGGAAAAGATTTAAAGATCTTTGTCTCTCCAAATGTTGCTGGATTTGGTGTGAATTACAACATAAAAATCTTCGATGAACATCAAAAAATGATCTGTAATCATCAAAAAAAGATTCAAAAGGAGTGA
- a CDS encoding beta-galactosidase, protein MKDFFPVSVWYGPERSRAPMVTKIKSLKEVKEDIHRIKSLGFNSVRFWYDWAAAEPRPDTWDFSTIDTLLSIADEQRIKAIVQVYTDSAPNWVERDHPDSLFVDRSGLVIHSQASPGYCSDHPVVRKHIEKFLTKLAQIVSSHESFYAWDIWSEPHIVQWSWIDYIKDPWFCYCRNSQNRFIEWLKKKYKTIDALNEAWYRTHKDWEEIVAPRYVSLSSFRDLLDWIQFNIEKIADDLKWKTDALREVDKDHFVSSHAAISSVYGIPGISYGASDDWRLAEKVDIWGTSFYPKHTGSWMPLKSHHMGVALDASRSSCESRGKPFWIGELQTGHGVTGMRFGESVDKFDVERWAWLAVSRNAKGLNYYAWLPMSCGYEISGFGLANYDGSVNERAIAAGNVSKIITQNMKLFLDSKPLKSEVAILYNIEAHKALACLRAESAELIRKDIFGIYKALMDFGITIDFLHLTDLTKDLSEYKLIILPFSISMNAEAVKAIERYVANGGTILADGRIAWMKEDGTLCEKIPGLGLDKLFGCEELYMKELREPKTFQLNGKTLSACRYISAYKVGTGKALASFDNQPLIVENAYFSGKAIIVGTLVGIGYEETGNINNLDFIREIASQCGIQKKYSLKKKEGNTDDLEVKLAISPEGVLVYLFNHGNSNCSFDLSIQKDLFGNVSKVSCLNESISISIKHEDEFLTMKDLTLNAYQTLVFLAK, encoded by the coding sequence TTGAAGGATTTCTTTCCTGTATCGGTGTGGTATGGTCCTGAAAGATCAAGAGCACCCATGGTAACAAAGATTAAATCTTTGAAAGAAGTAAAAGAAGATATCCACAGGATAAAATCACTCGGTTTTAACTCCGTTAGATTTTGGTACGATTGGGCAGCCGCAGAACCGAGACCAGATACTTGGGATTTTTCAACAATAGATACACTTTTATCAATCGCGGATGAGCAAAGAATAAAAGCCATAGTTCAAGTTTACACAGATTCTGCACCAAATTGGGTTGAACGAGATCATCCAGATTCACTATTTGTGGATAGATCTGGATTAGTTATACATTCACAAGCATCTCCGGGTTACTGTTCAGACCATCCAGTAGTGCGAAAACACATAGAAAAATTCCTTACAAAACTCGCTCAGATCGTATCTTCACACGAGTCTTTCTATGCTTGGGATATTTGGTCAGAGCCACACATTGTCCAATGGTCTTGGATAGATTATATTAAAGATCCTTGGTTTTGTTACTGCAGAAATTCTCAAAATAGATTCATCGAATGGCTCAAGAAAAAATACAAAACGATTGATGCACTGAACGAAGCATGGTACAGAACTCATAAAGATTGGGAAGAGATAGTTGCCCCAAGATATGTCTCTCTGTCAAGTTTTAGAGATTTATTGGATTGGATTCAATTCAACATCGAAAAGATAGCAGACGATCTCAAGTGGAAAACAGATGCTCTACGTGAAGTCGATAAAGATCATTTTGTGTCAAGCCATGCAGCGATATCAAGTGTTTATGGGATACCGGGTATCAGTTACGGCGCATCAGACGATTGGAGACTTGCTGAGAAAGTAGATATATGGGGTACTTCGTTCTATCCAAAACACACAGGTTCATGGATGCCTTTAAAATCTCATCACATGGGAGTCGCTCTGGATGCAAGCAGATCTTCTTGTGAGAGTCGTGGAAAGCCGTTTTGGATAGGAGAACTCCAAACCGGTCATGGCGTTACCGGAATGAGATTTGGTGAATCTGTTGACAAATTCGACGTAGAAAGATGGGCGTGGTTAGCGGTTTCAAGGAATGCAAAAGGTTTGAATTATTACGCTTGGCTACCAATGAGTTGTGGCTATGAAATCTCTGGTTTTGGCTTAGCAAATTACGATGGCTCAGTAAACGAAAGAGCAATTGCTGCTGGCAATGTCTCTAAGATAATCACTCAGAATATGAAATTATTTTTGGATTCAAAGCCTCTGAAATCTGAGGTGGCGATACTCTACAACATAGAAGCTCATAAAGCCCTGGCTTGCCTGAGAGCAGAAAGCGCTGAACTAATCCGCAAGGACATCTTCGGAATATACAAAGCACTCATGGATTTTGGTATTACAATCGATTTTTTGCATCTAACAGATCTCACCAAAGATCTATCTGAGTACAAATTGATAATCCTTCCATTTTCGATATCCATGAATGCAGAAGCTGTCAAAGCTATAGAAAGATATGTTGCCAATGGTGGGACCATTTTAGCAGATGGTCGGATAGCTTGGATGAAAGAAGATGGAACTCTATGTGAAAAGATACCAGGCTTGGGTCTTGATAAATTATTTGGTTGTGAAGAACTTTATATGAAGGAACTGAGAGAACCAAAGACCTTTCAACTAAATGGAAAGACTCTTTCAGCTTGTAGGTATATTTCAGCTTACAAAGTTGGAACCGGGAAAGCCTTGGCGTCATTTGATAATCAACCTTTGATAGTAGAAAATGCTTATTTCTCTGGAAAGGCAATCATTGTAGGTACCTTAGTTGGAATTGGTTATGAAGAAACCGGGAATATTAACAACCTCGATTTCATAAGAGAGATTGCATCGCAATGCGGCATCCAGAAAAAATATTCTCTCAAGAAAAAAGAAGGCAATACAGATGATTTGGAAGTGAAATTGGCAATCTCTCCAGAGGGAGTCTTGGTTTATCTTTTCAATCACGGAAATAGTAACTGCAGTTTCGATCTATCTATCCAAAAAGATCTTTTTGGCAATGTCAGTAAAGTCAGTTGCTTGAACGAATCAATTTCGATCTCGATCAAACACGAGGATGAATTTTTAACCATGAAAGATCTAACACTGAACGCATATCAAACACTGGTTTTTTTAGCGAAATAA
- a CDS encoding ABC transporter substrate-binding protein: MKKSLVLLFVVILSLLSISGVAKTKLIFAVHWSDYQIEGVKDENENVKVKGLRQYVEEYQKLNPDVEIEIQSVPFDDYLKRILISHTSGVIADVYVLYSLWGVQLVDSGILDQVPKDIVDKIKSNFVKAAVDGATIDKAIWGVPVEVDNYALIYNKKLLQEAGFNQPPKTWNELVEMAPKLTKRNPDGTIAQYGFAFLSGWDSAVVHPYLALLYSNGGKPFKDDFTECLLTSKEAIEALEAELKLFKNGSTDPAASVWNFPSGKVAMMVMAPWYETSLKLGLKDQYEQTVGVAPMPYLKNPATTGYTWFIAVDGASKNKKAAWDFIRWMTLQDAGGFTRMGELMAKNIGAIPPNKMDIGFFKGELDDLYTSVFVKELENTYQEPNVAQGQEIKTILMREIIEAWNGRKTAEKALSDAKAQIDKILAEFYK; this comes from the coding sequence ATGAAAAAGTCATTGGTTTTGTTATTTGTCGTGATTTTGAGCCTTCTGAGTATTAGTGGTGTTGCAAAAACTAAGTTGATCTTTGCCGTTCACTGGTCAGATTATCAAATCGAAGGAGTTAAAGACGAAAATGAAAATGTAAAAGTGAAGGGACTCAGGCAGTATGTTGAGGAGTATCAAAAACTGAATCCAGATGTTGAAATCGAGATCCAATCTGTACCATTTGATGACTACCTCAAACGCATACTAATTAGTCATACCTCTGGTGTGATAGCAGATGTCTATGTTTTGTATTCACTCTGGGGAGTTCAGCTCGTTGACTCAGGAATACTGGATCAGGTTCCAAAAGATATTGTGGACAAGATCAAGAGTAATTTTGTCAAAGCCGCTGTCGATGGTGCAACTATCGATAAGGCTATATGGGGAGTACCTGTTGAAGTAGACAATTACGCTCTCATTTACAACAAAAAATTGTTGCAAGAAGCGGGATTCAATCAACCACCAAAGACATGGAACGAATTGGTCGAAATGGCACCAAAACTCACAAAGAGAAATCCAGATGGCACAATTGCTCAATACGGTTTTGCCTTTCTATCTGGTTGGGACTCGGCAGTCGTTCATCCATATCTCGCACTTTTGTATAGCAACGGTGGGAAACCCTTCAAAGATGATTTCACCGAATGTTTGCTTACATCAAAAGAAGCAATTGAAGCATTGGAAGCCGAGTTGAAGCTTTTCAAAAACGGTTCCACCGACCCAGCAGCAAGTGTGTGGAATTTCCCATCTGGTAAAGTTGCCATGATGGTAATGGCTCCTTGGTACGAAACATCTTTAAAACTGGGACTAAAGGATCAATATGAACAAACAGTTGGAGTAGCACCAATGCCTTATTTGAAAAATCCAGCGACAACAGGATATACCTGGTTCATAGCTGTTGATGGTGCTTCGAAGAATAAAAAGGCGGCCTGGGATTTCATAAGATGGATGACACTACAAGATGCCGGTGGTTTCACAAGAATGGGAGAATTAATGGCAAAGAATATAGGTGCGATTCCACCAAACAAAATGGACATTGGCTTTTTCAAAGGCGAACTCGATGATCTCTACACATCCGTCTTTGTCAAAGAATTAGAAAACACGTACCAGGAGCCCAATGTTGCTCAAGGACAAGAAATCAAGACGATATTGATGAGAGAAATCATTGAAGCTTGGAATGGTCGAAAAACTGCCGAAAAGGCTTTAAGTGATGCAAAAGCACAAATCGACAAGATCTTGGCTGAGTTCTATAAATGA
- a CDS encoding carbohydrate ABC transporter permease, with the protein MFLAPALTFYSLFFVYPVIFSFIVSTKRWNMLVPLSRARSVGFSEYSYLLKDDIFLGVLRNTLLYALITVSLTITIALILAVLINNARLSILWRFIYFAPVVTPQVAIGTIWGYLYRPNNGLLNSIIKVFGFKPVYWLTDARVALFSIIITAVWAGLGGSMLIITAGLKNIPQDYYDAAKIDGAGPFRQFFYITVPLLSPTLLFLTATGFIGAWQVFDLPFIMGRNAPARSVMTVSWYVYETAFQSLRMGRASAGAFLLFCIIFAFTLFILWIFKRGGIKGYE; encoded by the coding sequence TTGTTCCTTGCCCCTGCTTTGACTTTTTATTCACTGTTTTTTGTATACCCAGTTATCTTTTCCTTCATTGTATCTACGAAGAGATGGAACATGTTAGTCCCTTTGTCGAGGGCAAGAAGTGTAGGATTTTCAGAGTATTCATATCTGCTCAAAGATGATATATTCTTAGGAGTATTGAGAAATACTCTTTTATACGCTTTGATAACAGTTTCACTTACAATTACAATTGCTTTGATACTCGCTGTTTTGATAAATAACGCAAGACTATCGATTTTGTGGAGATTCATATATTTTGCACCAGTCGTGACACCGCAGGTTGCTATAGGCACCATCTGGGGTTATTTGTATAGACCGAACAATGGTTTGCTCAATTCCATAATAAAGGTATTCGGATTCAAACCCGTCTATTGGTTAACAGATGCAAGAGTTGCTTTATTTTCGATAATTATCACGGCAGTCTGGGCTGGTTTGGGAGGATCCATGCTCATTATCACCGCTGGTCTGAAAAACATTCCTCAAGATTATTACGATGCTGCCAAGATCGATGGGGCGGGGCCATTCAGACAATTTTTCTATATTACAGTACCGCTGCTTTCCCCAACGTTACTTTTTCTGACTGCAACTGGTTTCATAGGTGCATGGCAGGTATTTGATCTTCCATTTATAATGGGTAGAAATGCACCAGCAAGGAGTGTCATGACTGTTTCATGGTATGTCTATGAAACAGCTTTTCAGTCCTTAAGAATGGGCAGAGCATCCGCTGGAGCCTTTTTGTTGTTCTGCATAATTTTTGCTTTCACCTTGTTTATTCTCTGGATTTTCAAACGTGGAGGTATCAAGGGGTATGAATAA
- a CDS encoding carbohydrate ABC transporter permease, protein MNKKVIKIIFEIVRYTIIIFGAFWMILPFFWLFSASLMTPQELMSDTPKWLPEKPQWNNYLQVLKRVPIFTYYKNSIIVAGSVTVLVILTSSMAGFAFAKLRFFGRKILFSFVLSTMMFPVFIFLIPVYYLMKLFGWLNSYLALIVPFAVSGYGIFLMRQFVMTIPDELLDSARLDGASQFKVYSVIILPLIKPALATLAILTFIGQWNSFLWPLIVTSTAQKFMTLPVGISRLSLAFSTAETQHLIITALVYQVVPMVILFLYLQRYYVKGFVLSGFSNL, encoded by the coding sequence ATGAATAAAAAAGTGATAAAGATAATTTTCGAGATAGTAAGGTACACAATCATAATTTTCGGTGCATTTTGGATGATCTTGCCTTTCTTCTGGCTTTTTTCGGCATCTTTGATGACACCACAAGAACTGATGTCTGATACTCCAAAATGGCTGCCTGAAAAACCCCAATGGAACAATTATTTGCAAGTTCTAAAAAGGGTACCCATTTTCACTTATTATAAGAACAGTATCATAGTAGCGGGTTCCGTTACTGTACTTGTGATTTTGACAAGTTCGATGGCTGGTTTTGCCTTCGCTAAACTCAGATTTTTCGGTAGAAAGATTCTTTTTAGCTTCGTCTTATCTACTATGATGTTTCCTGTCTTCATATTTCTGATACCAGTCTATTACCTTATGAAATTATTCGGCTGGCTTAACAGTTACCTGGCTTTGATCGTCCCATTCGCAGTTAGTGGGTATGGCATATTTTTAATGAGGCAATTCGTCATGACCATACCCGATGAACTTTTAGATTCGGCGAGATTAGATGGGGCAAGTCAGTTCAAAGTCTATTCTGTGATAATTCTTCCATTGATAAAGCCGGCTCTGGCTACTTTAGCAATACTCACATTCATAGGACAATGGAACTCCTTTCTCTGGCCTTTGATAGTCACTTCCACTGCTCAAAAATTCATGACACTACCCGTAGGTATATCGAGACTTTCTCTTGCATTTTCGACCGCTGAAACACAGCATTTGATAATAACTGCTCTTGTCTATCAGGTTGTACCAATGGTGATTTTGTTCCTGTATCTACAAAGATATTATGTGAAAGGTTTTGTGCTCAGTGGATTTTCAAATCTTTGA